From a region of the Methylomonas rapida genome:
- a CDS encoding alpha-isopropylmalate synthase regulatory domain-containing protein, translated as MSLNPRRIQLMDTTLRDGEQTQGVAFTPTEKVSIAKALLQNLRVDRIEVASARVSEGEKEAVRNINQWAQQEGFGDRVEVLGFVDHTRSVDWIKSTGGQVINLLAKGSEKHCREQLGKTLEQHCADVLQTIGYAHEQGLKINIYLEDWSNGYKDSRDYVFGLIDRLKDAPLSHFMLPDTLGVMAPDEVFASFSDMCGRYPNLQFDFHPHNDYGLATANVMAAVRAGVSAVHCTINCLGERAGNASLAEVAVVLRDKMNMELAIDESHLVRISNMVENFSGKRIADNAPIVGADVFTQTAGIHADGDQKGGLYKTKLGPERFSRTRSYALGKMSGKASLKKNLEQLEVELSEEDQKKVLARIVALGDSKQTITTDDLPFIIADVLESKSYQHIKLLACSVNSGLDLQSTVSLRVEVNGDKHQATGAGNGGFDAFIDAIGTVLVKYDYTLPKLADFEIRIPKGGNTNALTECVITWDCGHELRKTRGVHVNQVFAAMLATIKLINIQLHEMANTNP; from the coding sequence ATGTCGTTAAATCCAAGACGAATACAGCTGATGGACACCACGCTGCGCGATGGTGAACAAACCCAAGGCGTGGCCTTTACCCCAACAGAGAAAGTCAGCATCGCCAAGGCTTTGTTGCAAAATCTGCGGGTGGACCGGATCGAGGTCGCATCCGCGCGGGTATCGGAAGGCGAGAAGGAAGCCGTCCGCAACATCAACCAATGGGCGCAGCAGGAAGGCTTCGGCGATCGCGTCGAGGTGCTTGGTTTCGTCGATCATACCCGCAGCGTCGATTGGATCAAATCCACCGGCGGCCAAGTGATTAACTTGCTGGCCAAGGGCAGCGAGAAACATTGCCGCGAACAGCTGGGCAAAACCCTGGAGCAGCACTGCGCCGACGTGTTGCAAACCATAGGCTACGCCCACGAACAAGGCCTGAAAATCAATATCTATCTGGAAGATTGGTCCAATGGTTATAAGGACAGCCGCGATTATGTGTTCGGCCTGATCGACCGCCTGAAAGACGCGCCCCTCAGCCATTTCATGCTGCCGGACACCTTGGGCGTCATGGCGCCGGACGAGGTGTTCGCCAGCTTCAGCGACATGTGCGGGCGCTACCCAAATCTGCAATTCGATTTTCACCCGCACAACGATTACGGCCTGGCCACCGCCAACGTGATGGCGGCCGTGCGGGCCGGGGTCAGCGCGGTGCATTGCACCATCAATTGTCTGGGCGAACGCGCCGGCAATGCGTCACTGGCGGAAGTGGCGGTGGTGTTGCGCGACAAGATGAACATGGAACTGGCCATCGACGAAAGCCATCTGGTGCGCATCAGCAACATGGTGGAGAATTTTTCCGGCAAGCGCATCGCCGACAATGCGCCCATCGTCGGCGCCGACGTGTTCACGCAAACCGCCGGCATCCATGCCGACGGCGACCAGAAAGGCGGCTTATACAAAACCAAGCTGGGGCCGGAACGCTTTTCCCGCACCCGCAGCTATGCGCTGGGCAAAATGAGCGGCAAGGCTTCGTTGAAAAAGAACCTGGAACAACTGGAAGTCGAACTGTCCGAAGAGGACCAAAAAAAGGTGCTGGCCCGCATCGTCGCGTTGGGCGACTCCAAGCAGACCATCACCACCGACGATCTGCCCTTCATCATCGCCGACGTGTTGGAGAGCAAGAGCTATCAGCACATCAAATTGCTGGCCTGCTCGGTGAACAGCGGCTTGGACTTGCAATCGACGGTCAGTCTGCGCGTCGAGGTCAATGGCGACAAACACCAAGCCACCGGCGCCGGCAACGGCGGCTTCGATGCCTTCATCGATGCGATCGGCACGGTGCTGGTCAAATACGACTACACGCTGCCGAAACTGGCCGATTTCGAAATCCGCATTCCCAAGGGCGGCAATACCAACGCCTTGACCGAATGCGTGATCACCTGGGACTGCGGCCACGAGTTGCGCAAAACCCGCGGCGTGCATGTCAATCAGGTATTCGCGGCGATGCTGGCCACGATCAAGCTGATCAACATACAACTGCACGAGATGGCAAACACTAATCCGTAG
- the recN gene encoding DNA repair protein RecN, with protein sequence MLLNLNIIDLAVVDALDLELEPGMSVLTGETGAGKSILLTALGLALGDRADSGYVRPNSKRAEVNLEFDLGKAPLVKQWLIEQELDDENNCLIRRTISEDGRSKAYINNRPVNLQTLQGLSRQLVEIHGQHAHLTLLDREEQRQLLDEFAGNQTLLHELNACYQDWKQTQKTLQQLLKAGSDQSEREELLGYQLEELKQLDLDNFDYQALTDAHNKLANLGKILSVGQQQLDLLYDNDQQSVAQMLGHCQHAIGELCQYANELNEVSELLGSAEIQVNEASQQLRRFLENQEADPNELERLENQIGVVQALSRKHKVQPEALPNVAKRLSEELNNITHSGERIESLSKDCERLLKQYQKLALALSTRRRQAAAELQHRISDTIKELGMPHGEFIVEIHFAEQAEPQRNGNDAIEFLVSTNPGLPAKPLAKVASGGELSRISLAIQVTTSTDKTTPTMIFDEVDSGIGGGIAEIVGQKLRRLSRNRQVLCVTHLPQVAAQAHQHLFVAKNQKAAVTSSTVKRLGDEERVQEVARMLGGVTITENTLAHAREMLESGKANDQG encoded by the coding sequence ATGCTGTTAAATCTGAACATCATCGACCTGGCCGTCGTCGACGCCCTCGATCTGGAATTGGAACCCGGCATGTCGGTACTGACCGGCGAAACTGGCGCCGGCAAATCGATTCTGCTGACTGCCCTGGGCCTGGCTTTGGGCGATCGCGCCGATTCCGGTTATGTGCGCCCCAATAGCAAACGCGCCGAGGTGAACCTGGAATTCGACCTCGGCAAGGCGCCGTTGGTTAAGCAATGGCTGATAGAGCAGGAACTGGACGACGAGAATAACTGCCTGATCCGCCGCACCATCAGCGAGGACGGTCGCTCCAAGGCTTACATCAACAATCGCCCGGTCAACCTGCAAACCTTGCAGGGCTTGAGCCGGCAGCTGGTGGAAATTCACGGTCAGCATGCGCACCTGACCCTGCTGGATCGGGAGGAACAGCGTCAACTGCTGGATGAATTCGCCGGTAATCAGACCTTGTTGCATGAGCTCAATGCCTGTTACCAAGACTGGAAACAAACGCAAAAGACCTTGCAGCAATTATTGAAAGCCGGCAGCGATCAGAGCGAACGCGAGGAATTGCTGGGCTATCAACTGGAAGAGCTCAAACAACTGGACCTGGACAATTTCGATTATCAAGCTCTGACCGACGCCCATAACAAACTGGCCAATCTCGGCAAGATTTTGAGCGTCGGCCAGCAACAGCTCGATTTGCTGTACGACAACGACCAGCAATCCGTGGCGCAAATGCTGGGGCATTGCCAGCATGCGATCGGCGAATTATGCCAATACGCCAACGAGCTGAATGAAGTCAGCGAATTGCTGGGCAGCGCCGAAATTCAAGTCAACGAAGCCTCGCAGCAACTACGCCGTTTCCTGGAAAATCAGGAAGCCGACCCCAACGAATTGGAGAGATTGGAAAATCAGATCGGCGTAGTGCAAGCCTTGAGTCGCAAACACAAAGTACAGCCGGAAGCATTACCCAACGTAGCAAAGCGCCTGAGCGAGGAACTGAATAACATCACCCACAGCGGCGAACGCATCGAGAGCCTGAGCAAAGACTGTGAGCGCCTGCTGAAACAATACCAAAAACTGGCCCTGGCATTATCCACCAGACGCCGACAAGCCGCCGCCGAATTGCAACATCGCATATCCGACACCATCAAGGAACTCGGCATGCCGCATGGCGAATTCATCGTCGAGATCCATTTCGCCGAACAAGCCGAGCCGCAACGCAACGGCAACGACGCCATAGAATTTCTGGTCAGCACCAATCCCGGCTTGCCGGCCAAACCGCTGGCGAAGGTCGCCTCCGGCGGCGAATTGTCCAGGATCAGCCTAGCGATTCAGGTGACCACCAGCACCGACAAGACCACGCCTACGATGATCTTCGACGAAGTCGATTCCGGCATCGGCGGCGGTATCGCCGAAATCGTCGGCCAGAAACTGCGCCGCTTGAGCAGAAATCGCCAAGTGCTATGCGTGACCCACTTGCCGCAAGTCGCCGCCCAGGCCCACCAACATTTATTCGTGGCCAAGAATCAGAAAGCGGCCGTCACCTCCTCCACGGTCAAACGCCTCGGCGACGAAGAACGAGTTCAGGAAGTCGCCCGCATGCTGGGTGGCGTGACAATCACCGAAAACACCTTGGCGCATGCCAGGGAAATGCTGGAATCAGGCAAGGCAAACGACCAAGGATAA
- a CDS encoding NAD(+) kinase gives MLTPFHRIGILGKFGDPGNASTLSELCDFLHARGHEVLADSQSAEFIANAKVKGLHIDRLPEHCDLMIAVGGDGTFLAAARAAADFDIPLVGVNLGRLGFLVDISPQQLTSRLEQILDGHYKTESRPLLLASIVRDGQVIHQQTAVNEVVVHRWVTPSMIEIDTRIDGVYLNTQRSDGLIVATPTGSTAYSLSAGGPILHPALNALVLVPLNPHTLSNRPLVIDDNVEITISFSQTKQINALVTCDHLEIPDVLTGDKIVIRKADKTIKILHPEDHDFFHILRSKLNWSSGYTA, from the coding sequence ATGCTCACACCCTTTCACCGCATTGGCATCCTCGGCAAATTTGGCGATCCCGGCAATGCATCGACACTGTCCGAGCTGTGCGATTTTTTGCACGCTCGCGGCCATGAAGTTCTCGCGGACAGCCAGAGCGCCGAATTCATCGCCAATGCCAAGGTGAAGGGCCTGCACATCGATCGCCTGCCCGAGCATTGCGATCTGATGATTGCCGTGGGCGGCGACGGCACCTTTCTGGCCGCGGCCCGCGCCGCCGCCGATTTCGATATTCCCCTGGTCGGCGTGAATCTGGGCAGATTGGGTTTTTTGGTCGATATTTCACCGCAACAACTGACCAGCCGCCTGGAGCAAATTCTGGACGGCCACTATAAAACCGAGAGCCGGCCGCTGTTGCTGGCATCGATCGTCCGTGACGGTCAGGTGATACACCAGCAAACGGCGGTCAATGAAGTGGTCGTGCATCGCTGGGTTACGCCCAGCATGATAGAAATCGATACCCGCATCGACGGCGTTTATTTGAACACCCAGCGCTCGGATGGCTTGATCGTGGCGACCCCAACCGGCTCCACCGCCTATTCGCTGTCCGCGGGCGGTCCGATTCTACATCCCGCCCTGAATGCCTTGGTATTGGTGCCACTGAATCCTCATACCTTGTCGAATCGTCCGTTGGTCATCGACGACAATGTCGAAATCACCATTAGCTTCAGCCAGACCAAGCAGATCAACGCGCTAGTCACCTGCGACCACTTGGAGATACCGGACGTGCTGACCGGCGATAAAATCGTCATCAGGAAAGCCGACAAAACCATTAAAATTTTGCACCCCGAAGATCACGATTTTTTCCATATCCTCAGAAGCAAACTCAACTGGAGTAGCGGTTACACCGCCTGA
- the hrcA gene encoding heat-inducible transcriptional repressor HrcA codes for MIKNQDLNERSLYLLKTLVERYIQDGQPVGSRVLSKDPKLKLSPATIRNVMADLEDMGLIHSPHTSAGRVPTVSGYRLFVNSLLTVKPLESQELDQLQTSLLAENDEPADVLNKASKLLSDVTKMAGVVTLPRRELVALRHIEFLPMSNTRVLVIFVTDGQEVHNKIIHTDKLYGPAELQQAANYLNSVYAGRSLSKIRELILSDMEHDRNQVNQGMIDAMTMAQLTFAEKPKDDYVLSGETNLMGFSELSDMERLKQLFEAFSQKRGMIHLLDQCLQAEGVQIFIGEESGYRAFDHCSLVTSSYSINDEVVGVLGVIGPTRMAYEKVIPFVDVTAKLLGAALNSK; via the coding sequence GTGATAAAAAATCAGGATTTGAACGAAAGATCGCTTTATCTTTTAAAGACATTGGTCGAGCGTTACATACAGGACGGCCAGCCGGTCGGTTCCAGGGTGTTATCCAAAGATCCTAAGCTGAAACTAAGTCCGGCAACCATACGCAACGTCATGGCTGATCTGGAAGACATGGGCTTGATTCACTCGCCGCACACCTCGGCCGGACGAGTGCCGACAGTCAGTGGCTATCGTTTGTTCGTGAACAGCCTGCTGACCGTCAAGCCGCTGGAGTCGCAAGAGCTGGATCAGCTTCAAACCAGTTTGCTGGCCGAAAACGATGAACCCGCCGATGTGCTGAACAAGGCTTCCAAATTGTTGTCCGACGTCACCAAGATGGCCGGCGTCGTCACGTTGCCGCGTCGGGAATTGGTGGCGTTGCGGCATATCGAATTCCTGCCGATGTCCAACACCCGCGTGTTGGTGATTTTTGTCACCGACGGTCAGGAAGTCCACAATAAAATCATTCATACCGACAAACTCTATGGCCCGGCCGAATTGCAGCAAGCCGCCAATTATCTGAATAGCGTCTATGCTGGCCGGAGTTTGTCCAAAATTCGCGAACTGATTCTAAGCGACATGGAGCATGATCGTAATCAGGTCAATCAGGGCATGATCGATGCGATGACCATGGCGCAACTGACGTTTGCCGAAAAACCCAAGGATGATTATGTGTTGAGTGGCGAAACCAATCTGATGGGTTTTTCCGAGCTATCGGACATGGAGCGTTTGAAACAGTTGTTTGAAGCTTTCAGCCAGAAGCGCGGCATGATCCATTTGCTGGATCAGTGTTTGCAGGCGGAAGGCGTGCAGATTTTCATCGGCGAGGAATCTGGCTACCGGGCCTTCGATCATTGCAGCCTGGTGACTTCGTCCTATTCGATCAACGACGAAGTGGTCGGCGTGTTGGGCGTGATCGGGCCGACTCGCATGGCTTACGAAAAAGTGATTCCCTTCGTCGATGTCACGGCAAAATTATTGGGCGCGGCCTTGAATAGCAAATAA
- the grpE gene encoding nucleotide exchange factor GrpE → MSHQQSSHEQQSDSELIAEVLEQTSEAFAEQASEEKETTAATEAVTIEALQQQLEEAKQQAAANLDKAIRTLAEMENLKKRVQKDLEDERKYGLAKFAKELLSVMDSLDLGIQAATGDSPEVVKLREGSELTKKQFETVFAKFNIETIDPTGQPFNPELHQAMVMQPSSTIEPNHVITVFQKGYILNGRLLRPAMVVVAKAEDKPAADGTKIDEQA, encoded by the coding sequence ATGAGTCATCAGCAATCAAGCCACGAGCAGCAATCGGATAGTGAGTTAATCGCTGAAGTGCTTGAGCAAACCAGCGAGGCCTTTGCCGAGCAAGCCTCGGAGGAAAAAGAAACTACGGCAGCGACCGAAGCCGTCACTATCGAGGCTTTGCAGCAACAGCTCGAAGAGGCCAAGCAACAGGCGGCCGCGAATCTGGACAAAGCCATCCGCACCCTGGCGGAAATGGAAAATCTGAAAAAGCGCGTGCAAAAAGACCTGGAAGATGAACGCAAGTACGGGCTGGCCAAATTCGCCAAAGAATTGCTGAGCGTGATGGATAGTCTGGATCTGGGGATTCAGGCCGCCACTGGCGACAGTCCGGAAGTGGTCAAGCTGCGTGAAGGCAGCGAGCTGACTAAAAAACAATTCGAAACGGTTTTCGCCAAATTCAACATCGAAACCATCGATCCCACCGGACAGCCCTTTAACCCCGAATTGCATCAGGCCATGGTCATGCAGCCGAGTTCGACCATCGAACCGAATCACGTGATCACCGTGTTCCAGAAAGGTTACATCTTGAACGGTCGCTTGTTGCGTCCGGCCATGGTCGTGGTGGCCAAAGCGGAAGACAAACCGGCCGCCGACGGCACAAAAATTGATGAGCAGGCTTGA
- the dnaK gene encoding molecular chaperone DnaK, translating to MAKMIGIDLGTTNSCVAVLENGTARVIENSEGARTTPSIIAFTGDNEVLVGQSAKRQAVTNPENTLFAIKRLIGRRFKEDAVQKDIKMVPYKIMEANNGDAWVECHGKKMAPPEVSSRVLMKLKKDAEAFLGEEVTEAVITVPAYFNDSQRQATKDAGRIAGLDVKRIINEPTAAALAFGMDKPKGDTTIAVYDLGGGTFDISIIEIAEIEGEHQFEVLATNGDTFLGGEDFDLRIIDFLAGEFKKDTGIDLHNDPLALQRLKEAAEKAKIELSSAEQTDINLPYITADASGPKHLNVKLTRAKLESLVDDLIERTKGPCLQAIKDAGVSTSKINDVILVGGQTRMPKVQAFVKELFGKEPRKDVNPDEAVALGAAIQAGVLGGDVKDVLLLDVTPLSLGIETLGGVMTKLIEKNTTIPTNASQVFSTADDNQTAVTVHVLQGEREMASGNKSLGRFDLQDIPPAPRGIPQIEVSFDIDANGILNVSAKDKATGKKQSIVIKASSGLSDDEVERMIKDAEAHADEDRKLKELVSARNSAEGMIHATEKSLKELGDQVSSEEKSAIEAAIKDLQDVLKKDDKDAIEAKTNALTELSGKLAERVYAQKGGAEAGAAGGHEHAAGGQQQAEPDHDVVDAEFEEVKDDKK from the coding sequence ATGGCTAAAATGATCGGAATCGACCTGGGTACCACCAACTCGTGCGTGGCGGTACTGGAAAACGGTACTGCCCGCGTGATCGAAAACAGCGAAGGCGCGCGCACCACGCCGTCCATCATCGCGTTCACCGGCGACAACGAAGTCTTGGTCGGCCAGTCCGCCAAGCGCCAAGCAGTGACCAATCCCGAAAATACCTTGTTCGCGATCAAGCGTTTGATCGGCCGCCGCTTCAAGGAGGATGCGGTACAAAAAGACATCAAAATGGTGCCTTACAAAATCATGGAAGCCAACAACGGCGACGCCTGGGTAGAATGCCACGGCAAGAAAATGGCGCCGCCCGAAGTATCTTCTCGCGTGTTGATGAAACTGAAAAAAGACGCCGAAGCGTTTTTGGGCGAAGAAGTCACCGAAGCGGTCATCACCGTACCGGCTTACTTCAACGACTCGCAGCGTCAAGCCACCAAAGACGCCGGTCGTATCGCGGGTCTGGACGTCAAACGCATCATCAACGAACCGACCGCGGCGGCCTTGGCGTTTGGCATGGATAAACCCAAAGGCGATACCACCATCGCGGTTTACGACCTGGGCGGCGGTACCTTCGATATTTCCATCATCGAAATCGCCGAAATCGAAGGCGAGCACCAGTTCGAAGTATTGGCCACCAACGGCGACACCTTCCTGGGCGGTGAAGACTTCGACTTGCGCATCATCGATTTCCTGGCCGGCGAGTTCAAAAAAGACACCGGCATCGATTTGCACAACGACCCTTTGGCGCTGCAACGGCTGAAAGAAGCAGCGGAAAAAGCCAAAATCGAGCTGTCCTCTGCCGAGCAAACCGACATCAATCTGCCGTATATCACGGCCGATGCGTCAGGCCCTAAACATTTGAATGTCAAATTGACCCGCGCCAAGCTGGAATCGCTGGTCGACGATTTGATCGAGCGTACCAAAGGTCCTTGCCTGCAAGCGATCAAGGATGCTGGCGTGTCGACCTCGAAAATCAACGACGTGATCTTGGTCGGCGGTCAAACCCGCATGCCGAAAGTGCAAGCCTTCGTCAAAGAATTGTTCGGCAAGGAACCGCGCAAAGACGTCAACCCCGACGAAGCCGTGGCCTTGGGTGCGGCGATTCAAGCCGGCGTATTGGGCGGCGACGTCAAGGACGTATTGCTGCTGGACGTGACACCGCTATCTCTGGGTATCGAAACCCTGGGCGGCGTGATGACCAAGTTGATCGAGAAAAACACCACCATTCCGACCAATGCGTCGCAAGTGTTCTCGACCGCCGATGACAACCAAACTGCCGTCACCGTGCATGTACTGCAAGGCGAACGGGAAATGGCCTCCGGCAACAAGTCGTTGGGCCGTTTCGATTTGCAGGACATTCCACCGGCACCACGCGGCATTCCGCAAATCGAAGTCTCGTTCGACATCGACGCCAATGGTATCTTGAACGTCTCGGCCAAGGACAAAGCCACTGGCAAGAAACAATCCATCGTCATCAAAGCCTCCAGCGGTTTGTCGGATGACGAAGTCGAGCGCATGATCAAGGACGCCGAAGCGCATGCCGACGAAGACCGCAAATTGAAAGAACTGGTTTCGGCGCGTAATAGCGCGGAAGGCATGATTCACGCGACCGAAAAATCGCTGAAAGAACTGGGTGATCAAGTCTCGAGTGAGGAAAAATCAGCCATTGAAGCGGCGATTAAAGATTTGCAAGACGTTCTGAAAAAAGACGACAAGGACGCCATCGAAGCCAAAACCAACGCCTTGACTGAATTGTCCGGTAAACTGGCCGAACGCGTCTATGCGCAAAAGGGCGGCGCGGAAGCGGGTGCTGCCGGCGGTCATGAGCACGCGGCGGGCGGTCAACAGCAAGCCGAACCCGATCACGACGTGGTCGACGCCGAGTTCGAGGAAGTCAAGGACGACAAGAAGTAA
- the dnaJ gene encoding molecular chaperone DnaJ — MAAKEDFYKLLEVDRNASEAEIKKSYRRMAMKYHPDRNKDNPEDAEKKFKQIKEAYEVLSDPKKRSAYDQFGHAGVDPSMGGRGGFSGAESFSDIFGDVFGDIFGGGRQQRSSVQRGADLRYNLELTLEEAVGGTEATVKVPVLVACGECNGSGAKKGSSPVTCSTCHGHGQVRMQQGFFSVQQTCPTCRGTGKQIKDPCPKCYGQGRVQETKTLNVKVPAGVDTGDRIRLAGEGEAGINGGPSGDLYVQVQVKDHPIFTRDGANLYCEVPISFPTACLGGELEVPTLDGKVKLKIPAETQTGKLFRLRGKGVKPVRGGAVGDLLCRVQIETPVRLTKEQQALIEKLQESLSGGGKQHSPQEHSFMDGVKSFFDKLTG; from the coding sequence ATGGCCGCAAAAGAAGATTTTTATAAACTGCTGGAAGTCGATAGAAACGCCAGTGAAGCCGAGATCAAGAAAAGCTATCGGCGCATGGCGATGAAATATCATCCTGATCGGAACAAGGATAATCCCGAGGACGCCGAGAAGAAATTCAAACAGATCAAGGAAGCCTACGAGGTTTTGTCCGATCCCAAAAAGCGTTCGGCCTACGACCAATTCGGTCATGCCGGCGTCGATCCATCCATGGGTGGTCGCGGCGGTTTCAGTGGCGCGGAAAGTTTCAGCGATATTTTCGGTGACGTATTCGGCGATATTTTCGGCGGTGGACGCCAGCAGCGCAGTAGCGTGCAGCGTGGCGCGGACTTGCGTTATAACCTGGAGTTGACGCTGGAAGAAGCCGTCGGCGGCACCGAGGCCACGGTCAAGGTGCCAGTGTTGGTGGCGTGCGGCGAGTGTAATGGTTCCGGGGCGAAAAAAGGTAGCAGCCCGGTGACTTGCTCGACCTGTCACGGTCATGGTCAGGTCCGCATGCAGCAAGGTTTCTTTTCGGTGCAGCAAACCTGTCCGACTTGCCGCGGTACCGGCAAGCAGATCAAGGACCCTTGCCCGAAATGCTACGGTCAGGGCCGCGTGCAGGAAACCAAAACCCTCAATGTCAAAGTCCCTGCGGGTGTCGATACCGGTGATCGGATTCGCCTGGCGGGCGAGGGCGAAGCCGGCATCAACGGCGGGCCGTCCGGAGATTTGTATGTGCAGGTGCAGGTCAAGGATCATCCGATTTTTACCCGCGACGGTGCCAATCTCTATTGCGAAGTGCCGATCAGTTTCCCGACCGCCTGTTTGGGTGGGGAACTGGAAGTGCCTACGCTCGATGGCAAAGTCAAATTGAAAATCCCTGCCGAAACGCAAACCGGCAAGCTGTTCCGCTTGCGCGGCAAGGGCGTGAAACCTGTGCGCGGCGGGGCGGTCGGCGATTTGTTGTGCCGGGTACAGATCGAAACTCCGGTGCGCCTGACCAAGGAGCAGCAGGCTTTGATCGAAAAGTTGCAGGAATCCTTGAGCGGTGGCGGAAAGCAACACAGTCCGCAAGAGCATAGTTTCATGGACGGCGTCAAAAGCTTTTTCGATAAATTGACAGGATAA